A genome region from Opitutaceae bacterium includes the following:
- a CDS encoding cupin domain-containing protein translates to MSSIARNKPRVDRERTSPSAGPLPGSSASVRSPARLPGVAEIHIARRLAALRKENRLTLREVSERSGISAAYLNRVERQKTPINIANLEKLAAAFGVSLTSFFEANDGDSPLVVTRAGQGRKVRFRGRKGFRVELLAEDKKGKLLEPLLVDLSSAKSQVALQSHPGQEFNYVIEGRCVFIYGKERMELGAGDSVYFDAMVPHVCRAIAPTPTRMLAIVASRDYPLHGNISVLLDEPQR, encoded by the coding sequence ATGTCCTCGATTGCCAGAAACAAGCCGCGAGTCGATCGAGAGCGAACCTCCCCATCTGCGGGACCGCTCCCAGGCTCCTCCGCATCAGTCAGGTCTCCCGCGCGGCTTCCTGGCGTTGCAGAGATACATATTGCGAGGCGCCTCGCGGCGCTGCGAAAGGAGAACCGGCTTACACTGCGGGAGGTGTCGGAACGCTCGGGAATTTCAGCGGCTTATCTGAACCGGGTTGAGCGTCAGAAAACCCCCATCAATATTGCCAACCTCGAAAAACTGGCCGCGGCCTTTGGGGTTTCACTGACCAGCTTTTTCGAAGCAAACGATGGGGACAGTCCTCTGGTTGTCACGCGTGCGGGACAGGGCAGGAAAGTCCGATTTCGCGGACGCAAGGGCTTCCGTGTTGAACTCCTCGCGGAGGACAAGAAGGGCAAGCTCCTCGAACCCCTGTTGGTCGACCTTTCATCCGCAAAATCACAGGTGGCGCTCCAGTCGCACCCAGGCCAGGAGTTCAACTACGTCATCGAAGGGAGATGTGTGTTCATCTACGGAAAGGAGCGCATGGAGCTTGGCGCGGGGGACTCCGTTTACTTCGACGCCATGGTCCCGCATGTGTGTCGCGCCATCGCGCCAACACCCACAAGGATGCTGGCGATCGTCGCCTCACGCGACTATCCACTTCACGGAAACATCTCGGTGCTTCTCGACGAGCCCCAGCGGTAG
- a CDS encoding sugar ABC transporter ATP-binding protein has product MYSHFRDRTLVSLRQHARPPLKLLDLGAWRAAIDSIRAAVRLPAGADDARPVNTLSGGNQQKVVLAKWLLSRPGVLILDEPTRGVDVGAKLELYQLILDLADRGSGVFLISSDIEELIGIADRILVMSQGEIRAEFQRSEFVRERLLEAAFPREVQR; this is encoded by the coding sequence ATGTATAGTCATTTCCGCGACAGAACACTAGTCTCACTGCGGCAGCACGCCCGGCCGCCGCTGAAGTTGCTCGATCTCGGTGCGTGGCGGGCAGCGATCGATTCCATACGCGCGGCCGTCCGGCTGCCCGCCGGCGCCGACGATGCGCGTCCCGTCAATACGCTCAGCGGCGGCAACCAGCAGAAGGTTGTCCTGGCCAAATGGCTGCTCTCACGACCGGGAGTGCTCATCCTGGACGAGCCAACGCGCGGTGTCGATGTAGGGGCGAAGCTCGAACTCTATCAGCTCATTCTGGATCTTGCGGACCGAGGTTCCGGGGTGTTCCTGATATCTTCCGACATTGAGGAGCTCATCGGCATTGCTGACCGCATCCTGGTCATGAGCCAGGGAGAAATCCGTGCTGAATTTCAGCGATCGGAATTTGTGAGGGAACGGCTTCTCGAAGCAGCGTTTCCCCGGGAAGTTCAGCGATGA
- a CDS encoding transketolase family protein: MPISFSPKSLREVFGETLVELGGIHRNLLVLDADLNTSSRTVLFKKAFPDRFIQCGIAEANLFGMAAGLSSQGFITFPSTFAAFAARKALDQVYVNIAYPRHNVKIAGSYCGMTATECGPSHNCAEDLAVMRSLPHVKVFDPGDNFELRAMMHAIAADSGPAYFRVSKVNAPELFSKDHTFDIGRGHVLRSGRDVTLVGTGFMTAVALGAAMLLEREGVSVAVVHMPSIKPIDEDLIVSQARATGAILTIENHRVFGGLGGAVSEVLSRNYPVHLEMLGLGDTVFDSAPLQDLLRHYELTPRDMSRKAQTLLQRKRRASAA, encoded by the coding sequence ATGCCAATTTCATTTTCACCCAAGAGCCTGCGGGAAGTGTTTGGTGAAACGCTGGTCGAACTCGGCGGCATTCACCGGAATCTCCTGGTGCTCGACGCAGATCTGAACACTTCCTCGCGCACGGTGCTCTTCAAAAAGGCGTTCCCCGACCGCTTCATTCAGTGCGGGATTGCGGAAGCCAATCTCTTCGGAATGGCCGCGGGACTTTCATCCCAGGGGTTCATAACCTTTCCGTCTACATTCGCCGCATTTGCGGCGCGCAAGGCGCTCGATCAGGTCTATGTCAACATCGCCTATCCACGGCACAATGTCAAAATTGCCGGGTCCTACTGCGGAATGACCGCGACCGAGTGCGGACCGTCGCACAACTGTGCGGAGGATCTCGCTGTCATGCGGTCGCTGCCACACGTCAAGGTTTTCGACCCGGGGGACAACTTCGAGCTGCGGGCCATGATGCACGCCATTGCCGCGGATTCCGGCCCGGCATACTTTCGGGTGTCCAAGGTGAACGCACCGGAGCTTTTTTCAAAAGATCACACGTTCGACATCGGCCGCGGGCACGTGTTGAGAAGCGGCCGCGATGTGACGCTTGTCGGCACGGGTTTCATGACTGCCGTCGCATTGGGAGCCGCAATGCTACTTGAGCGTGAGGGCGTTTCTGTGGCGGTTGTTCACATGCCATCGATCAAGCCGATCGACGAGGACCTGATCGTCAGCCAGGCGCGTGCAACAGGAGCAATCCTCACCATCGAAAACCACCGTGTTTTTGGCGGCCTTGGAGGAGCCGTCAGTGAGGTGCTCTCACGCAACTACCCGGTCCACCTTGAAATGCTGGGGCTGGGGGACACCGTGTTTGATTCCGCTCCACTTCAGGATCTTCTGCGCCACTATGAATTGACACCCCGCGACATGTCCCGGAAAGCGCAAACGCTGCTCCAACGAAAACGACGCGCATCAGCAGCATGA
- a CDS encoding aspartate/glutamate racemase family protein, protein MSAPHAISRHRRVRDPRQLFGDYMRLTGTPTLANEKGVKGLSGKALGLINGSTWVSLWGTWFGRRILPGVKLVHAGGDHVQLHFMEAHHAGRRCPPRENIESFVHTARELVAFHTVDAILITCSTMNRAAPEVRRALARKRIPVVQIDEPMMEHAVERGGRILVVATHGPTVASTQAMLMETAKRLGVSVEFDGATVEEAFDLLGAGNIAAHNRLIARAIRTAIKRGPVSTVVLAQLSMSVWSLDHPDSEREFGVPVLTSGECGFQRIREILLRAK, encoded by the coding sequence ATGAGCGCACCTCACGCTATTTCTCGGCACCGCCGCGTCCGGGATCCCCGGCAGCTCTTCGGAGACTACATGAGGCTGACCGGCACGCCCACACTCGCCAACGAAAAGGGCGTGAAGGGATTGTCCGGCAAGGCACTTGGACTGATAAACGGTTCAACCTGGGTGAGCCTGTGGGGAACGTGGTTTGGGCGCAGGATTCTCCCAGGGGTCAAACTCGTCCACGCTGGCGGAGATCACGTGCAGCTTCATTTCATGGAGGCTCATCATGCGGGCCGCCGCTGCCCGCCCAGGGAAAACATTGAGAGCTTCGTGCACACTGCCCGGGAACTCGTCGCTTTTCATACGGTCGACGCGATCCTGATCACGTGTTCCACAATGAACCGGGCGGCGCCTGAAGTCCGGCGGGCGCTTGCTCGAAAACGGATACCCGTTGTCCAGATCGATGAGCCGATGATGGAGCATGCTGTTGAACGTGGCGGACGAATTCTGGTCGTAGCCACCCATGGGCCGACTGTCGCGAGCACGCAGGCCATGCTGATGGAAACAGCAAAAAGACTCGGAGTAAGTGTTGAGTTCGATGGTGCGACGGTGGAGGAGGCCTTCGATCTCCTGGGTGCCGGAAACATTGCCGCGCACAATCGTCTGATTGCCCGCGCAATTCGAACGGCCATCAAGCGCGGACCTGTCTCCACTGTGGTGCTGGCTCAACTGTCCATGAGCGTCTGGTCCTTGGATCACCCCGACTCCGAACGCGAATTCGGCGTACCAGTGCTTACAAGTGGTGAGTGCGGCTTCCAACGCATCCGCGAGATCCTGCTGCGCGCCAAGTGA
- a CDS encoding ABC transporter permease, with product MNPPLIPGHRPGGRLRTGTGGIAFFVLRHMQLILLLAVFAVFGALSPQFLTMHSARNIVIQAAPVGIIAVGMTFVLLTAGVDLSVGAIMFVAAAVGGKMAMAGQPAVLVFAAICAVGLACGALNAIFIAWLRIAAFIVTLSLLFAGRGFALWITQTQAMNLPEKFTELGAARIAGVSVPVMVLGVIVAAGHMILTRTSFGRHVCAVGESQNAARKAGVRVGRTIALVYVTSGVCAALGTVLLLG from the coding sequence ATGAATCCGCCACTGATCCCAGGGCACCGGCCCGGCGGGCGCTTGCGCACTGGCACGGGTGGCATCGCGTTCTTCGTTCTGCGTCACATGCAGCTCATTCTGCTTCTGGCCGTATTTGCGGTTTTCGGCGCATTGTCCCCGCAGTTCCTCACGATGCACAGTGCACGGAACATCGTGATCCAGGCGGCGCCCGTCGGCATCATTGCCGTGGGAATGACGTTTGTCCTGCTAACCGCCGGAGTCGATCTGTCGGTCGGGGCGATCATGTTCGTCGCAGCCGCGGTGGGGGGAAAGATGGCGATGGCGGGCCAGCCTGCAGTACTGGTGTTTGCGGCAATTTGCGCCGTCGGCCTGGCCTGCGGAGCGTTGAACGCGATCTTCATCGCATGGCTGCGGATCGCGGCGTTCATCGTCACGCTTTCACTGCTTTTCGCCGGCCGCGGCTTCGCGCTTTGGATTACCCAGACCCAGGCGATGAATCTCCCGGAAAAATTCACCGAACTCGGTGCCGCACGGATTGCGGGAGTTTCTGTTCCGGTCATGGTACTGGGCGTCATTGTCGCGGCCGGTCACATGATTCTCACACGAACTTCGTTTGGAAGGCACGTGTGTGCGGTTGGTGAGAGTCAAAACGCAGCTCGCAAGGCGGGCGTGCGCGTTGGGCGCACGATTGCCTTGGTCTATGTGACAAGTGGTGTCTGCGCGGCGCTCGGCACCGTCCTGCTTCTGGGGTAA
- a CDS encoding FAD-dependent oxidoreductase, with the protein MNSSPDHTKTWRHILRLAAIFFAAFAAAVPRAESAAGEPAWDIVVYGGTSAGVSAAIQASRMGRSVVLIEPSSRLGGLSSGGLGQTDIGNKQAIGGISREFYQLIAKHYSDPSAWVWQERKEYRDSGQTRTDAGEATMWTFEPSVALKVFQSMIAASSVRVVHRERLDLKDGVEMSGGRIDSIRMESGRVFRGRVFIDATYEGDLLAKAGVTYVVGREANSAYGETVNGVQTKHALKHNLVAGIDPYRRKGDKTSGLLPGIDPTGPGIEGGEDRRIQAYCFRMCLTDHPDNRIPFEKPEGYNELEYELLFRNFEAGERQMPWINSSMPNRKTDTNNRHGVSTDYIGQNYAYPEGDYETRRGIVQRHLRYQQGLMWTLANHPRVPAEIRNEVARWGMAKDEFVDGHGWQEQIYVREARRMVGEQVMTQHHCQGRERVDDSIGLAAYTMDSHNTQRYVNAEGFVRNEGDVQVGGFPPYAISYRAIVPKRNECQNLLVPVCLSASHIAYGSIRMEPVFMVLGQSAATAAVIAIDDQVPVQSVNYAKLEKRLLADHQVLANRVQPRAPNKAR; encoded by the coding sequence ATGAACAGCTCTCCTGACCACACCAAAACCTGGCGACACATACTTCGACTCGCGGCAATCTTCTTCGCAGCCTTCGCCGCCGCCGTTCCTCGCGCGGAGTCGGCCGCCGGGGAACCGGCCTGGGACATTGTGGTCTACGGCGGCACTTCTGCAGGCGTGTCGGCGGCCATTCAGGCATCCCGCATGGGCAGGTCTGTTGTGCTCATCGAACCCAGTTCGCGACTGGGCGGACTGAGCAGCGGCGGACTGGGACAGACCGACATCGGCAACAAGCAGGCGATCGGCGGCATATCGCGCGAATTCTACCAGCTCATCGCCAAGCACTACTCCGATCCCTCGGCATGGGTCTGGCAGGAGCGCAAGGAATACCGCGATTCCGGACAGACTCGCACGGATGCAGGCGAGGCGACGATGTGGACTTTCGAGCCCAGCGTTGCATTGAAGGTTTTTCAATCGATGATCGCCGCGAGCAGTGTCCGCGTTGTCCATCGCGAACGCCTCGATCTCAAGGACGGAGTCGAGATGTCAGGTGGTCGCATTGACTCGATCAGGATGGAGTCCGGGCGGGTGTTCAGGGGACGGGTATTCATCGATGCGACGTATGAGGGTGATCTTCTCGCCAAGGCCGGTGTGACCTATGTTGTCGGGCGGGAGGCCAACAGCGCCTACGGCGAGACTGTTAACGGCGTGCAGACAAAACATGCCCTGAAGCACAATCTCGTCGCAGGAATTGATCCGTACCGGCGAAAGGGCGACAAGACCAGCGGGCTGCTTCCTGGCATCGATCCCACCGGACCTGGCATTGAGGGCGGGGAGGATCGCCGCATTCAGGCGTATTGCTTTCGAATGTGCCTGACGGATCATCCTGACAACCGGATACCGTTTGAGAAGCCGGAGGGATACAATGAGCTGGAATATGAATTGCTCTTCCGAAACTTTGAAGCCGGAGAGCGGCAGATGCCGTGGATCAATTCGTCGATGCCCAATCGCAAGACGGACACGAACAATCGTCACGGGGTCTCCACGGACTACATCGGGCAGAACTACGCCTATCCGGAGGGTGACTACGAGACTCGCCGGGGCATTGTCCAAAGGCACCTCCGCTACCAGCAGGGACTGATGTGGACGCTTGCGAATCACCCACGCGTGCCCGCTGAAATTCGGAACGAAGTTGCGCGCTGGGGCATGGCCAAGGATGAGTTTGTCGACGGGCATGGCTGGCAGGAACAGATTTATGTCCGTGAGGCGCGTCGCATGGTCGGCGAACAGGTGATGACCCAGCACCACTGCCAGGGCCGGGAGCGGGTGGACGATTCCATCGGACTGGCGGCCTACACGATGGATTCTCACAACACGCAGCGCTATGTGAACGCGGAGGGTTTCGTTCGAAACGAAGGCGACGTCCAGGTCGGAGGGTTTCCACCCTACGCGATCAGCTACCGGGCAATTGTTCCGAAGCGGAACGAGTGCCAAAACCTGCTTGTGCCCGTCTGCCTTTCAGCCTCACACATTGCCTATGGGTCCATCCGGATGGAACCCGTATTCATGGTTCTTGGCCAATCGGCAGCGACCGCCGCGGTGATTGCAATAGACGATCAGGTTCCTGTGCAGTCTGTGAACTACGCCAAACTTGAGAAGCGGCTTTTGGCCGATCACCAGGTGCTCGCGAATCGCGTTCAACCGCGGGCTCCAAACAAGGCCCGGTAA
- a CDS encoding IS630 family transposase codes for MSRKPTILTVTADQRGVLERWVGAHGTPQQVVKRCRIILRKAEGLDDATIAEELEVNRHTCRLWRQRFVSAGPQGLWDVANGRGRKPRRGLAKRIVEATLHTKPPGRTHWSARTLAKAQGVHASTVARIWQEHGLQPHRQETFKLSRDPQFVPKLLDVVGVYLNPPQNAVVLCVDEKSQIQALDRTQPGLPLKRGRCGTWTHDYVRHGTTTLFAALNVAAGKISGHCFPRHRHIEFLKFLRQIDAEYAEADELHLIVDNYGTHKHERVQRWLARRPRFKLHFIPTSSSWLNLVERWFAELTGKAVRRGSFSSVPDLINSITRFIEQWNQEPTPFVWTAKAEDILARIERCRRRLEAIQPGCTRRKPRKKAA; via the coding sequence ATGAGCAGGAAACCGACGATTCTGACGGTCACGGCAGACCAACGTGGCGTTTTGGAGCGCTGGGTGGGCGCGCACGGTACGCCCCAGCAGGTGGTGAAGCGCTGCCGGATCATTTTGCGCAAGGCCGAAGGGCTGGACGATGCCACGATTGCGGAGGAGCTGGAGGTGAACCGGCACACCTGCCGGCTGTGGCGCCAGCGCTTTGTGTCCGCAGGTCCGCAAGGATTGTGGGACGTGGCGAATGGCCGCGGGCGCAAGCCGCGCCGAGGGCTGGCGAAAAGGATCGTCGAAGCGACGCTGCACACGAAGCCGCCGGGGCGGACGCACTGGAGCGCGCGAACCCTGGCGAAGGCGCAGGGCGTGCATGCGAGCACAGTCGCGCGTATCTGGCAGGAGCATGGGTTGCAGCCGCACCGACAGGAGACGTTCAAACTCTCCCGCGATCCACAGTTTGTGCCCAAACTGCTCGATGTGGTGGGCGTTTACCTCAACCCACCGCAAAACGCGGTGGTGCTCTGCGTGGACGAGAAAAGCCAGATTCAGGCGCTGGATCGCACGCAACCAGGCCTGCCGCTGAAGCGCGGTCGCTGCGGCACCTGGACGCACGACTACGTGCGCCATGGCACGACCACGCTGTTTGCCGCATTGAACGTGGCCGCCGGCAAGATCAGCGGCCACTGCTTCCCGCGCCACCGGCACATCGAGTTCCTGAAGTTCCTGCGACAAATCGACGCGGAATATGCCGAGGCGGACGAGCTCCATCTTATCGTCGACAATTACGGCACCCACAAACACGAGCGGGTGCAGCGCTGGCTCGCCCGGCGTCCACGCTTCAAACTGCACTTCATTCCCACCAGTTCGAGCTGGCTCAATCTGGTGGAGCGCTGGTTTGCCGAACTCACCGGCAAGGCGGTGCGTCGCGGCAGCTTCTCCAGTGTTCCCGATCTGATCAACTCGATCACCCGCTTCATCGAGCAATGGAACCAGGAGCCCACGCCATTTGTTTGGACCGCCAAGGCGGAGGACATCCTTGCCAGGATCGAACGCTGTCGTCGCCGGCTCGAGGCCATCCAGCCCGGTTGCACCCGGCGAAAGCCGCGCAAGAAGGCCGCATGA